The following are from one region of the Littorina saxatilis isolate snail1 linkage group LG4, US_GU_Lsax_2.0, whole genome shotgun sequence genome:
- the LOC138963557 gene encoding probable basic-leucine zipper transcription factor L, translated as MITAKPPTALPGSVGIHLPAFKRKRIEQWCEDVAQYLKAGSLCRSVIGHIIEDNRLAGSNGGVKSAPTGSKQRTTTTTTTTTSAAAAAAAASATSISTVTEMLSLSSNKKENSSGGGGGGGVNANVVSNNNNNNTKNACIQVTKIDTTAPPSGRGTPMPDASGPLPVVKFTYNTYNEQRRRIDRLVQGLPVLSASATPNPGSALERLAGTNSAAVVYANGGEEPLRSGSPSRGISPAPDPRSASRSSSVEHRQPSRNPNPRPVNLSRQQSISPTPSRPHNHNHHHHPSNSSSHHHNHHHNKVSSEIVVIKHDYHPPGHHNTSNDFHTGFRSLNFDGNPMLKRSQSQKVYKARQRILASTRRS; from the coding sequence ATGATCACAGCCAAGCCCCCAACGGCCCTGCCAGGGTCCGTTGGCATCCACCTGCCGGCCTTCAAACGCAAACGGATCGAGCAGTGGTGCGAGGACGTCGCCCAGTACCTCAAGGCCGGAAGCCTCTGCAGGTCGGTCATCGGCCACATCATCGAGGACAACCGTCTCGCCGGCAGCAATGGCGGAGTCAAGTCGGCTCCAACAGGCAGCAAGCAGAGAACGACCACTACAACCACCACAACGACtagtgctgctgctgctgctgctgctgctagtGCCACCAGCATCAGTACTGTAACTGAGATGCTGTCCCTCAGCAGCAACAAGAAGGAGAatagtagtggtggtggtggtggaggtggggtTAACGCTAACGttgtcagcaacaacaacaataacaataccaAGAACGCGTGTATCCAAGTgaccaagattgacaccacggCCCCGCCCTCTGGGAGAGGCACGCCCATGCCTGACGCTTCAGGGCCCCTACCTGTGGTGAAGTTCACCTACAACACCTACAACGAACAGAGACGGCGCATAGACCGTCTGGTGCAGGGTCTTCCTGTGCTGTCGGCCTCCGCAACGCCAAACCCGGGCTCCGCCTTGGAGCGGCTGGCGGGCACCAATAGCGCGGCTGTCGTGTACGCCAACGGTGGGGAGGAGCCGTTGAGATCGGGCTCCCCTTCGCGAGGCATCAGCCCTGCTCCTGACCCCCGATCCGCCAGTCGTTCCAGCTCTGTAGAACATCGACAGCCCAGTCGTAACCCCAATCCTCGCCCAGTCAATCTGTCGCGTCAGCAGTCCATCAGCCCTACCCCATCCCGCCCTCATaatcacaaccaccaccaccacccttccAACTCCTCCtcccaccaccacaaccaccaccacaacaaagtGTCTTCCGAGATTGTAGTGATCAAGCACGACTATCACCCACCGGGTCACCATAACACCAGCAACGACTTTCACACGGGCTTCCGCTCCCTGAACTTTGATGGCAACCCCATGCTAAAGAGGTCCCAGTCACAGAAGGTCTACAAGGCGAGACAAAGGATTCTGGCCAGCACGAGAAGGTCGTGA